A genomic segment from Gopherus evgoodei ecotype Sinaloan lineage unplaced genomic scaffold, rGopEvg1_v1.p scaffold_33_arrow_ctg1, whole genome shotgun sequence encodes:
- the LOC115641007 gene encoding uncharacterized protein LOC115641007 isoform X1: MAEPEKKEIQSLSSTIDKFFVNADIYEEHICMAELLLAYHGVKHHHGYHSQDCGNKLYPSIFADSKIASKIHCGRRKAEALIENVLAPHSLKLAVQDIGSTSFSIVTDASNKGNTKLFPVAVRYFNKDKGSCTCIIDFLEDADETSEAIANNLQSCLQNAGLIHNKIVAYGVDNASVNFGKHKSVLVRLKQMLDLPNLVPGHCSTHIVHNTVKHGLKMLSYDVENLVIKVFSEFSSCAKNISELKEFLDFMETEYSEILCHVSTRFLTLFTAVDRLLKNWPALKSYFVSKGEETVSCAIWAFLSEQEDTVSNDDITLPELYIYFVHSIMSQFNNTIKVLESDYIQVTELYAIFKKLRREIQIQQEQGFYGYKVTQFLKKLPPNKQNKFVGDAQQVYTRMLQYLEKWFDFSENSFYVLCAPLNLDRPLELDKLCALTTNLGIKVDGGELFTEMCTLNDVLPTLKSLTNYAELTLRQEQHHRISVSEVWVEFFKHWEAPNLLKIVQHVLAIPPSNAFVECIFSVMKNLCTDERSELQVDLVKAELFVHFNYKMTCAEFAGFLKTEAVKELVVAARKEQKYKSGEGMISENVEENPQQEDLEQVETHVTLLGKSKGTVSWSPEHGKAGGCQHRPERQQRNQSGKKVGKSTQCEGGLNNLSKNMMHQKFSKGEGKNTCTECGKSFSRNLHLIIHRRTHTGERPHKCLQCGKSFIDNPTLKIHQRIHMEEKPYKCPDCGKSFSERPHLIGHQRIHTEAKTFICSQCGETLCNWSAFLRHERIHNGERPKPYHCLECGENFCDRSGLSRHQRIHTGEKPYNCLDCGKSFSWRSNLTRHQKVHTGERPYKCLKCGKGFSRRSTHSRHLRTHWGESE; the protein is encoded by the exons ATGGCAGAACCCGAAAAGAAAGAGATTCAAAGTTTGTCTAGTACAATCGATAAATTCTTTGTAAACGCTGATATCTATGAAGAACACATATGCATGGCTGAATTGCTTTTAGCATATCATGGAGTTAAGCACCACCACGGCTACCATTCTCAAGATTGTGGAAATAAGCTGTACCCCTCCATTTTCGCTGATTCCAAGATCGCGTCCAAAATTCACTGTGGAAGGAGAAAAGCGGAGGCTTTGATTGAGAATGTATTAGCACCCCATTCATTGAAGCTGGCTGTGCAAGACATTGGATCAACATCGTTCTCAATAGTGACAGATGCTTCTAATAAAGGGAACACAAAATTATTCCCCGTTGCTGTCCGCTACTTTAATAAAGATAAGGGAAGCTGCACATGTATCATAGACTTTTTGGAGGATGCAGATGAGACATCAGAGGCAATCGCAAACAACTTACAAAGTTGTCTTCAAAATGCCGGTCTGATACATAATAAAATTGTGGCATATGGAGTAGACAACGCATCTGTCAATTTTGGAAAACACAAGTCTGTTTTGGTGCGCCTAAAACAAATGTTAGATTTACCAAACCTTGTGCCAGGGCATTGCAGCACTCACATAGTACACAATACGGTGAAACATGGCTTGAAAATGCTCTCTTATGATGTAGAGAACTTGGTCATCAAGGTTTTCAGTGAATTCTCGTCCTGTGCAAAGAATATTAGTGAACTTAAAGAGTTCCTTGACTTCATGGAGACAGAATATTCAGAAATCTTATGCCATGTATCTACACGTTTTTTGACCCTTTTCACTGCCGTTGACAGGTTACTGAAGAATTGGCCTGCTCTCAAGTCTTACTTTGTGAGCAAAGGAGAGGAAACAGTGAGCTGTGCAATATGGGCCTTTCTTTCTGAGCAGGAGGACACAGTATCCAATGATGATATTACACTTCCAGAACTGTACATCTACTTTGTGCACAGTATTATGAGCCAATTTAACAACACCATAAAGGTTCTTGAAAGTGATTACATTCAGGTAACTGAACTGTATGCTATATTCAAGAAGCTGAGAAGAGAGATTCAGATTCAACAAGAACAAGGCTTCTATGGATACAAGGTGACACAGTTCTTGAAGAAACTGCCGCCTAACAAGCAGAATAAATTTGTTGGAGATGCCCAACAGGTTTACACACGCATGCTACAGTACCTGGAAAAGTGGTTTGATTTCAGCGAAAACTCTTTCTATGTGTTGTGTGCGCCACTCAATCTGGACAGACCTCTTGAACTAGACAAACTGTGTGCTTTGACTACAAACTTGGGCATTAAAGTGGATGGCGGTGAACTATTTACAGAAATGTGTACGCTGAATGATGTGCTACCAACCCTAAAGAGTTTGACAAATTATGCTGAATTGACATTGCGTCAGGAGCAACATCATCGAATCAGTGTCTCTGAGGTATGGGTAGAATTCTTTAAGCACTGGGAAGCCCCAAACTTACTTAAAATTGTGCAGCATGTGCTTGCTATACCACCCAGCAATGCATTTGTGGAATGTATTTTCAGTGTTATGAAGAACTTGTGTACTGATGAAAGGAGTGAGCTCCAAGTGGACCTGGTGAAAGCTGAGCTATTTGTGCACTTCAACTATAAAATGACATGTGCTGAGTTTGCTGGATTTTTGAAGACAGAAGCAGTTAAAGAGCTTGTGGTGGCAGcaagaaaagaacagaagtatAAAT caggtgaGGGGATGATAAGTGAGAATGTGGAAGAGAATCCTCAGCAGGAAGATCTAGAGCAAGTTGAAACTCATGTTACATTATTGGGAAAATCTAAAGGGACTGTGTCCTGGAGTCCAGAGCATGGAAAAGCTGGTGGAtgtcagcacaggccagagagacAGCAGAGAAACCAGTCAGGGAAGAAAGTGGGTAAATCCACTCAGTGTGAAGGTGGTTTGAATAATCTTAGTAAAAACATGATGCACCAGAAATTCTCCAAAGGGGAGGGAAAAAACACATGCaccgagtgtgggaaaagcttcagtcggaATTTACACCTTATTATACATCgcagaacccacacaggagaaagACCTCATAAATGTCttcagtgtgggaaaagctttattGACAACCCAACCCTGAAAATACATCAGCGAATCCACATGGAAGAAAAACCATATAAGTGCCCTGattgcgggaaaagcttcagtgagAGACCACACCTTATTggccatcagagaatccacacagaagCCAAAACTTTCATATGCTCTCAGTGTGGGGAAACCCTCTGTAACTGGTCAGCCTTTCTTAGACATGAGAGAATCCACAACGGAGAGAGACCTAAACCTTATCACTGCCTCGAATGTGGGGAGAACTTCTGTGATAGGTCAGGTCTTAGTAGGCATCAGAGaattcacacaggagagaaaccctataactGCCTGGACTGTGGAAAAAGCTTCAGTTGGCGCTCAAACCTTACCAGGCACCAAAAAGTTCACACTGGGGAGAGACCCTATAAGTGCCTCAAGTGTGGGAAAGGCTTCAGTCGGAGATCAACCCACAGTAGACATCTGAGAACCCATtggggagaaagtgaataa
- the LOC115641007 gene encoding uncharacterized protein LOC115641007 isoform X2, with protein sequence MAEPEKKEIQSLSSTIDKFFVNADIYEEHICMAELLLAYHGVKHHHGYHSQDCGNKLYPSIFADSKIASKIHCGRRKAEALIENVLAPHSLKLAVQDIGSTSFSIVTDASNKGNTKLFPVAVRYFNKDKGSCTCIIDFLEDADETSEAIANNLQSCLQNAGLIHNKIVAYGVDNASVNFGKHKSVLVRLKQMLDLPNLVPGHCSTHIVHNTVKHGLKMLSYDVENLVIKVFSEFSSCAKNISELKEFLDFMETEYSEILCHVSTRFLTLFTAVDRLLKNWPALKSYFVSKGEETVSCAIWAFLSEQEDTVSNDDITLPELYIYFVHSIMSQFNNTIKVLESDYIQVTELYAIFKKLRREIQIQQEQGFYGYKVTQFLKKLPPNKQNKFVGDAQQVYTRMLQYLEKWFDFSENSFYVLCAPLNLDRPLELDKLCALTTNLGIKVDGGELFTEMCTLNDVLPTLKSLTNYAELTLRQEQHHRISVSEVWVEFFKHWEAPNLLKIVQHVLAIPPSNAFVECIFSVMKNLCTDERSELQVDLVKAELFVHFNYKMTCAEFAGFLKTEAVKELVVAARKEQKYKCEGMISENVEENPQQEDLEQVETHVTLLGKSKGTVSWSPEHGKAGGCQHRPERQQRNQSGKKVGKSTQCEGGLNNLSKNMMHQKFSKGEGKNTCTECGKSFSRNLHLIIHRRTHTGERPHKCLQCGKSFIDNPTLKIHQRIHMEEKPYKCPDCGKSFSERPHLIGHQRIHTEAKTFICSQCGETLCNWSAFLRHERIHNGERPKPYHCLECGENFCDRSGLSRHQRIHTGEKPYNCLDCGKSFSWRSNLTRHQKVHTGERPYKCLKCGKGFSRRSTHSRHLRTHWGESE encoded by the exons ATGGCAGAACCCGAAAAGAAAGAGATTCAAAGTTTGTCTAGTACAATCGATAAATTCTTTGTAAACGCTGATATCTATGAAGAACACATATGCATGGCTGAATTGCTTTTAGCATATCATGGAGTTAAGCACCACCACGGCTACCATTCTCAAGATTGTGGAAATAAGCTGTACCCCTCCATTTTCGCTGATTCCAAGATCGCGTCCAAAATTCACTGTGGAAGGAGAAAAGCGGAGGCTTTGATTGAGAATGTATTAGCACCCCATTCATTGAAGCTGGCTGTGCAAGACATTGGATCAACATCGTTCTCAATAGTGACAGATGCTTCTAATAAAGGGAACACAAAATTATTCCCCGTTGCTGTCCGCTACTTTAATAAAGATAAGGGAAGCTGCACATGTATCATAGACTTTTTGGAGGATGCAGATGAGACATCAGAGGCAATCGCAAACAACTTACAAAGTTGTCTTCAAAATGCCGGTCTGATACATAATAAAATTGTGGCATATGGAGTAGACAACGCATCTGTCAATTTTGGAAAACACAAGTCTGTTTTGGTGCGCCTAAAACAAATGTTAGATTTACCAAACCTTGTGCCAGGGCATTGCAGCACTCACATAGTACACAATACGGTGAAACATGGCTTGAAAATGCTCTCTTATGATGTAGAGAACTTGGTCATCAAGGTTTTCAGTGAATTCTCGTCCTGTGCAAAGAATATTAGTGAACTTAAAGAGTTCCTTGACTTCATGGAGACAGAATATTCAGAAATCTTATGCCATGTATCTACACGTTTTTTGACCCTTTTCACTGCCGTTGACAGGTTACTGAAGAATTGGCCTGCTCTCAAGTCTTACTTTGTGAGCAAAGGAGAGGAAACAGTGAGCTGTGCAATATGGGCCTTTCTTTCTGAGCAGGAGGACACAGTATCCAATGATGATATTACACTTCCAGAACTGTACATCTACTTTGTGCACAGTATTATGAGCCAATTTAACAACACCATAAAGGTTCTTGAAAGTGATTACATTCAGGTAACTGAACTGTATGCTATATTCAAGAAGCTGAGAAGAGAGATTCAGATTCAACAAGAACAAGGCTTCTATGGATACAAGGTGACACAGTTCTTGAAGAAACTGCCGCCTAACAAGCAGAATAAATTTGTTGGAGATGCCCAACAGGTTTACACACGCATGCTACAGTACCTGGAAAAGTGGTTTGATTTCAGCGAAAACTCTTTCTATGTGTTGTGTGCGCCACTCAATCTGGACAGACCTCTTGAACTAGACAAACTGTGTGCTTTGACTACAAACTTGGGCATTAAAGTGGATGGCGGTGAACTATTTACAGAAATGTGTACGCTGAATGATGTGCTACCAACCCTAAAGAGTTTGACAAATTATGCTGAATTGACATTGCGTCAGGAGCAACATCATCGAATCAGTGTCTCTGAGGTATGGGTAGAATTCTTTAAGCACTGGGAAGCCCCAAACTTACTTAAAATTGTGCAGCATGTGCTTGCTATACCACCCAGCAATGCATTTGTGGAATGTATTTTCAGTGTTATGAAGAACTTGTGTACTGATGAAAGGAGTGAGCTCCAAGTGGACCTGGTGAAAGCTGAGCTATTTGTGCACTTCAACTATAAAATGACATGTGCTGAGTTTGCTGGATTTTTGAAGACAGAAGCAGTTAAAGAGCTTGTGGTGGCAGcaagaaaagaacagaagtatAAAT gtgaGGGGATGATAAGTGAGAATGTGGAAGAGAATCCTCAGCAGGAAGATCTAGAGCAAGTTGAAACTCATGTTACATTATTGGGAAAATCTAAAGGGACTGTGTCCTGGAGTCCAGAGCATGGAAAAGCTGGTGGAtgtcagcacaggccagagagacAGCAGAGAAACCAGTCAGGGAAGAAAGTGGGTAAATCCACTCAGTGTGAAGGTGGTTTGAATAATCTTAGTAAAAACATGATGCACCAGAAATTCTCCAAAGGGGAGGGAAAAAACACATGCaccgagtgtgggaaaagcttcagtcggaATTTACACCTTATTATACATCgcagaacccacacaggagaaagACCTCATAAATGTCttcagtgtgggaaaagctttattGACAACCCAACCCTGAAAATACATCAGCGAATCCACATGGAAGAAAAACCATATAAGTGCCCTGattgcgggaaaagcttcagtgagAGACCACACCTTATTggccatcagagaatccacacagaagCCAAAACTTTCATATGCTCTCAGTGTGGGGAAACCCTCTGTAACTGGTCAGCCTTTCTTAGACATGAGAGAATCCACAACGGAGAGAGACCTAAACCTTATCACTGCCTCGAATGTGGGGAGAACTTCTGTGATAGGTCAGGTCTTAGTAGGCATCAGAGaattcacacaggagagaaaccctataactGCCTGGACTGTGGAAAAAGCTTCAGTTGGCGCTCAAACCTTACCAGGCACCAAAAAGTTCACACTGGGGAGAGACCCTATAAGTGCCTCAAGTGTGGGAAAGGCTTCAGTCGGAGATCAACCCACAGTAGACATCTGAGAACCCATtggggagaaagtgaataa
- the LOC115641007 gene encoding zinc finger protein interacting with ribonucleoprotein K-like isoform X4 encodes MLLKNWPALKSYFVSKGEETVSCAIWAFLSEQEDTVSNDDITLPELYIYFVHSIMSQFNNTIKVLESDYIQVTELYAIFKKLRREIQIQQEQGFYGYKVTQFLKKLPPNKQNKFVGDAQQVYTRMLQYLEKWFDFSENSFYVLCAPLNLDRPLELDKLCALTTNLGIKVDGGELFTEMCTLNDVLPTLKSLTNYAELTLRQEQHHRISVSEVWVEFFKHWEAPNLLKIVQHVLAIPPSNAFVECIFSVMKNLCTDERSELQVDLVKAELFVHFNYKMTCAEFAGFLKTEAVKELVVAARKEQKYKSGEGMISENVEENPQQEDLEQVETHVTLLGKSKGTVSWSPEHGKAGGCQHRPERQQRNQSGKKVGKSTQCEGGLNNLSKNMMHQKFSKGEGKNTCTECGKSFSRNLHLIIHRRTHTGERPHKCLQCGKSFIDNPTLKIHQRIHMEEKPYKCPDCGKSFSERPHLIGHQRIHTEAKTFICSQCGETLCNWSAFLRHERIHNGERPKPYHCLECGENFCDRSGLSRHQRIHTGEKPYNCLDCGKSFSWRSNLTRHQKVHTGERPYKCLKCGKGFSRRSTHSRHLRTHWGESE; translated from the exons AT GTTACTGAAGAATTGGCCTGCTCTCAAGTCTTACTTTGTGAGCAAAGGAGAGGAAACAGTGAGCTGTGCAATATGGGCCTTTCTTTCTGAGCAGGAGGACACAGTATCCAATGATGATATTACACTTCCAGAACTGTACATCTACTTTGTGCACAGTATTATGAGCCAATTTAACAACACCATAAAGGTTCTTGAAAGTGATTACATTCAGGTAACTGAACTGTATGCTATATTCAAGAAGCTGAGAAGAGAGATTCAGATTCAACAAGAACAAGGCTTCTATGGATACAAGGTGACACAGTTCTTGAAGAAACTGCCGCCTAACAAGCAGAATAAATTTGTTGGAGATGCCCAACAGGTTTACACACGCATGCTACAGTACCTGGAAAAGTGGTTTGATTTCAGCGAAAACTCTTTCTATGTGTTGTGTGCGCCACTCAATCTGGACAGACCTCTTGAACTAGACAAACTGTGTGCTTTGACTACAAACTTGGGCATTAAAGTGGATGGCGGTGAACTATTTACAGAAATGTGTACGCTGAATGATGTGCTACCAACCCTAAAGAGTTTGACAAATTATGCTGAATTGACATTGCGTCAGGAGCAACATCATCGAATCAGTGTCTCTGAGGTATGGGTAGAATTCTTTAAGCACTGGGAAGCCCCAAACTTACTTAAAATTGTGCAGCATGTGCTTGCTATACCACCCAGCAATGCATTTGTGGAATGTATTTTCAGTGTTATGAAGAACTTGTGTACTGATGAAAGGAGTGAGCTCCAAGTGGACCTGGTGAAAGCTGAGCTATTTGTGCACTTCAACTATAAAATGACATGTGCTGAGTTTGCTGGATTTTTGAAGACAGAAGCAGTTAAAGAGCTTGTGGTGGCAGcaagaaaagaacagaagtatAAAT caggtgaGGGGATGATAAGTGAGAATGTGGAAGAGAATCCTCAGCAGGAAGATCTAGAGCAAGTTGAAACTCATGTTACATTATTGGGAAAATCTAAAGGGACTGTGTCCTGGAGTCCAGAGCATGGAAAAGCTGGTGGAtgtcagcacaggccagagagacAGCAGAGAAACCAGTCAGGGAAGAAAGTGGGTAAATCCACTCAGTGTGAAGGTGGTTTGAATAATCTTAGTAAAAACATGATGCACCAGAAATTCTCCAAAGGGGAGGGAAAAAACACATGCaccgagtgtgggaaaagcttcagtcggaATTTACACCTTATTATACATCgcagaacccacacaggagaaagACCTCATAAATGTCttcagtgtgggaaaagctttattGACAACCCAACCCTGAAAATACATCAGCGAATCCACATGGAAGAAAAACCATATAAGTGCCCTGattgcgggaaaagcttcagtgagAGACCACACCTTATTggccatcagagaatccacacagaagCCAAAACTTTCATATGCTCTCAGTGTGGGGAAACCCTCTGTAACTGGTCAGCCTTTCTTAGACATGAGAGAATCCACAACGGAGAGAGACCTAAACCTTATCACTGCCTCGAATGTGGGGAGAACTTCTGTGATAGGTCAGGTCTTAGTAGGCATCAGAGaattcacacaggagagaaaccctataactGCCTGGACTGTGGAAAAAGCTTCAGTTGGCGCTCAAACCTTACCAGGCACCAAAAAGTTCACACTGGGGAGAGACCCTATAAGTGCCTCAAGTGTGGGAAAGGCTTCAGTCGGAGATCAACCCACAGTAGACATCTGAGAACCCATtggggagaaagtgaataa
- the LOC115641007 gene encoding zinc finger protein 239-like isoform X7, which produces MKNLCTDERSELQVDLVKAELFVHFNYKMTCAEFAGFLKTEAVKELVVAARKEQKYKSGEGMISENVEENPQQEDLEQVETHVTLLGKSKGTVSWSPEHGKAGGCQHRPERQQRNQSGKKVGKSTQCEGGLNNLSKNMMHQKFSKGEGKNTCTECGKSFSRNLHLIIHRRTHTGERPHKCLQCGKSFIDNPTLKIHQRIHMEEKPYKCPDCGKSFSERPHLIGHQRIHTEAKTFICSQCGETLCNWSAFLRHERIHNGERPKPYHCLECGENFCDRSGLSRHQRIHTGEKPYNCLDCGKSFSWRSNLTRHQKVHTGERPYKCLKCGKGFSRRSTHSRHLRTHWGESE; this is translated from the exons ATGAAGAACTTGTGTACTGATGAAAGGAGTGAGCTCCAAGTGGACCTGGTGAAAGCTGAGCTATTTGTGCACTTCAACTATAAAATGACATGTGCTGAGTTTGCTGGATTTTTGAAGACAGAAGCAGTTAAAGAGCTTGTGGTGGCAGcaagaaaagaacagaagtatAAAT caggtgaGGGGATGATAAGTGAGAATGTGGAAGAGAATCCTCAGCAGGAAGATCTAGAGCAAGTTGAAACTCATGTTACATTATTGGGAAAATCTAAAGGGACTGTGTCCTGGAGTCCAGAGCATGGAAAAGCTGGTGGAtgtcagcacaggccagagagacAGCAGAGAAACCAGTCAGGGAAGAAAGTGGGTAAATCCACTCAGTGTGAAGGTGGTTTGAATAATCTTAGTAAAAACATGATGCACCAGAAATTCTCCAAAGGGGAGGGAAAAAACACATGCaccgagtgtgggaaaagcttcagtcggaATTTACACCTTATTATACATCgcagaacccacacaggagaaagACCTCATAAATGTCttcagtgtgggaaaagctttattGACAACCCAACCCTGAAAATACATCAGCGAATCCACATGGAAGAAAAACCATATAAGTGCCCTGattgcgggaaaagcttcagtgagAGACCACACCTTATTggccatcagagaatccacacagaagCCAAAACTTTCATATGCTCTCAGTGTGGGGAAACCCTCTGTAACTGGTCAGCCTTTCTTAGACATGAGAGAATCCACAACGGAGAGAGACCTAAACCTTATCACTGCCTCGAATGTGGGGAGAACTTCTGTGATAGGTCAGGTCTTAGTAGGCATCAGAGaattcacacaggagagaaaccctataactGCCTGGACTGTGGAAAAAGCTTCAGTTGGCGCTCAAACCTTACCAGGCACCAAAAAGTTCACACTGGGGAGAGACCCTATAAGTGCCTCAAGTGTGGGAAAGGCTTCAGTCGGAGATCAACCCACAGTAGACATCTGAGAACCCATtggggagaaagtgaataa
- the LOC115641007 gene encoding zinc finger protein 436-like isoform X5 — MSQFNNTIKVLESDYIQVTELYAIFKKLRREIQIQQEQGFYGYKVTQFLKKLPPNKQNKFVGDAQQVYTRMLQYLEKWFDFSENSFYVLCAPLNLDRPLELDKLCALTTNLGIKVDGGELFTEMCTLNDVLPTLKSLTNYAELTLRQEQHHRISVSEVWVEFFKHWEAPNLLKIVQHVLAIPPSNAFVECIFSVMKNLCTDERSELQVDLVKAELFVHFNYKMTCAEFAGFLKTEAVKELVVAARKEQKYKSGEGMISENVEENPQQEDLEQVETHVTLLGKSKGTVSWSPEHGKAGGCQHRPERQQRNQSGKKVGKSTQCEGGLNNLSKNMMHQKFSKGEGKNTCTECGKSFSRNLHLIIHRRTHTGERPHKCLQCGKSFIDNPTLKIHQRIHMEEKPYKCPDCGKSFSERPHLIGHQRIHTEAKTFICSQCGETLCNWSAFLRHERIHNGERPKPYHCLECGENFCDRSGLSRHQRIHTGEKPYNCLDCGKSFSWRSNLTRHQKVHTGERPYKCLKCGKGFSRRSTHSRHLRTHWGESE; from the exons ATGAGCCAATTTAACAACACCATAAAGGTTCTTGAAAGTGATTACATTCAGGTAACTGAACTGTATGCTATATTCAAGAAGCTGAGAAGAGAGATTCAGATTCAACAAGAACAAGGCTTCTATGGATACAAGGTGACACAGTTCTTGAAGAAACTGCCGCCTAACAAGCAGAATAAATTTGTTGGAGATGCCCAACAGGTTTACACACGCATGCTACAGTACCTGGAAAAGTGGTTTGATTTCAGCGAAAACTCTTTCTATGTGTTGTGTGCGCCACTCAATCTGGACAGACCTCTTGAACTAGACAAACTGTGTGCTTTGACTACAAACTTGGGCATTAAAGTGGATGGCGGTGAACTATTTACAGAAATGTGTACGCTGAATGATGTGCTACCAACCCTAAAGAGTTTGACAAATTATGCTGAATTGACATTGCGTCAGGAGCAACATCATCGAATCAGTGTCTCTGAGGTATGGGTAGAATTCTTTAAGCACTGGGAAGCCCCAAACTTACTTAAAATTGTGCAGCATGTGCTTGCTATACCACCCAGCAATGCATTTGTGGAATGTATTTTCAGTGTTATGAAGAACTTGTGTACTGATGAAAGGAGTGAGCTCCAAGTGGACCTGGTGAAAGCTGAGCTATTTGTGCACTTCAACTATAAAATGACATGTGCTGAGTTTGCTGGATTTTTGAAGACAGAAGCAGTTAAAGAGCTTGTGGTGGCAGcaagaaaagaacagaagtatAAAT caggtgaGGGGATGATAAGTGAGAATGTGGAAGAGAATCCTCAGCAGGAAGATCTAGAGCAAGTTGAAACTCATGTTACATTATTGGGAAAATCTAAAGGGACTGTGTCCTGGAGTCCAGAGCATGGAAAAGCTGGTGGAtgtcagcacaggccagagagacAGCAGAGAAACCAGTCAGGGAAGAAAGTGGGTAAATCCACTCAGTGTGAAGGTGGTTTGAATAATCTTAGTAAAAACATGATGCACCAGAAATTCTCCAAAGGGGAGGGAAAAAACACATGCaccgagtgtgggaaaagcttcagtcggaATTTACACCTTATTATACATCgcagaacccacacaggagaaagACCTCATAAATGTCttcagtgtgggaaaagctttattGACAACCCAACCCTGAAAATACATCAGCGAATCCACATGGAAGAAAAACCATATAAGTGCCCTGattgcgggaaaagcttcagtgagAGACCACACCTTATTggccatcagagaatccacacagaagCCAAAACTTTCATATGCTCTCAGTGTGGGGAAACCCTCTGTAACTGGTCAGCCTTTCTTAGACATGAGAGAATCCACAACGGAGAGAGACCTAAACCTTATCACTGCCTCGAATGTGGGGAGAACTTCTGTGATAGGTCAGGTCTTAGTAGGCATCAGAGaattcacacaggagagaaaccctataactGCCTGGACTGTGGAAAAAGCTTCAGTTGGCGCTCAAACCTTACCAGGCACCAAAAAGTTCACACTGGGGAGAGACCCTATAAGTGCCTCAAGTGTGGGAAAGGCTTCAGTCGGAGATCAACCCACAGTAGACATCTGAGAACCCATtggggagaaagtgaataa